The segment CGAGATCGGATTGGTCATCTGCAGCCGGTATTGCTGCTTGCGCATCACCGGCATCAGGTATTTGTGGCACAGCGCCTTCGACCCCATCGTGCCCCAGGCGAGCGCCTCGCGGTGCATCTTGTAGAGCATGCGCTCAGCAACGAGCCGCGAGGCCTGGATCGGGGTGACGTGCGCGGCGACATGGCCGTTCAACGGGTACATTCCGCCATTGCAGCCCGCGCACCAGAACATCTGATCGATCGGCAGCCGGGCCGTCGCCGCGACGCAGTCGGCGGCGCAGGCCGCGGTCGCGATCGGGTTCGAGAACAGCGCAACTTCCGGGTTGATGATCGAGGTGAGCGCGGAATCCTGCCACAGCGGGTCGATCTCGGTCACATAGGCAACGTCGAAGGTGGTCTGCTCGAAACAAAGGAAATCGGTCAGGATCTCCATCCAGTAAAGCAGTGGGTAGACGTAGTAGTGCGACTGCCACTGCGAGGAGTTCTGCGCCTTGCCGCCGATTTGGCTGCGCCCCTGAACGTGGCCGTTGCCGATGGCGAAACCGGGGTTGAGGCGGATCCCGCCGAGGTTGGGGAAGCACCATGCCTTGTTGGTGACATCGACGAGCCGCACCGGCTCCCAGAAACCCACCGAGATGCCGATGCGCGGGATCGGCGAACCGCAGGCGCACAAGGGAAACGAGGGGTTCTTGGGGTCGGGGCGCGAACCCTTCCAGATCGAGAGCCCGCCGATCGATAGCGGAAACAGGCACGACCAGCACACATCGGTGATCGGATTGATGAACTTGCCGTGGCACGAGACC is part of the Novosphingobium sp. MMS21-SN21R genome and harbors:
- the traU gene encoding conjugal transfer pilus assembly protein TraU — its product is MTRLFRTIGGLLAALALAFAAAAPAQADTVSCHGKFINPITDVCWSCLFPLSIGGLSIWKGSRPDPKNPSFPLCACGSPIPRIGISVGFWEPVRLVDVTNKAWCFPNLGGIRLNPGFAIGNGHVQGRSQIGGKAQNSSQWQSHYYVYPLLYWMEILTDFLCFEQTTFDVAYVTEIDPLWQDSALTSIINPEVALFSNPIATAACAADCVAATARLPIDQMFWCAGCNGGMYPLNGHVAAHVTPIQASRLVAERMLYKMHREALAWGTMGSKALCHKYLMPVMRKQQYRLQMTNPISTVKGRYACAPVGATTIIPQTGKGYPVKGEDFGYLVWRKRNCCML